The Fusarium oxysporum f. sp. lycopersici 4287 chromosome 1, whole genome shotgun sequence DNA segment GTGGGTTCCCGACCCTGCGACATTTGTCTTCCCTGAGAACGACTACAAGCCTGGCAACTCCTGGGATCTCTGTGTCGGCACATCTCATTGCGCCCCCCACGAGGCCTTGACTCAGGTTTCTTTCGATTTCAAGGACAACGGCAtcgtcttcaacttcaaGCATATCGACCACTACAAGTACGAAGATGTAGCCGTCTACATCGAGCGTGGTCAGCCGCCCACAGAGGACTCTTTCAAGTACAACAAGAAGAGCGACCActgcaaggccaagaacgACTACAAGGAGGCCAAGTGCTTGGtccccttcttctccctctcgGATGGCGGCTCTTACGGCGACCTCTGTCCCCTCGAGGACAATGGAGGCTGGAGACTTTACATCAAAGTCAAGGCTACCATTTCCCACGGGCACAAGAAGTACGAGCTCTACAGCCGCTCTCCTGATATTAACGAGAAGTACTTCGTTCTCAGCTACACTTGCGCTGAGTGCAAGGAGTAAGTCAACCCCTTAATAAGCATGCCCCACTTCACCTAACATTACTCAGGTACAAGCACAAGAAGATCGAGTtgattgaggagaaggaagaagaggaagaggccgaAGCCGAAGaatctgaagaagaaaagaagtacCAGGAGNNNNNNNNNNNNNNNNNNNNNNNNNNNNNNNNNNNNNNNNNNNNNNNNNNNNNNNNNNNNNNNNNNNNNNNNNNNNNNNNNNNNNNNNNNNNNNNNNNNNNNNNNNNNNNNNNNNNNNNNNNNNNNNNNNNNNNNNNNNNNNNNNNNNNNNNNNNNNNNNNNNNNNNNNNNNNNNNNNNNNNNNNNNNNNNNNNNNNNNNNNNNNNNNNNNNNNNNNNNNNNNNNNNNNNNNNNNNNNNNNNNNNNNNNNNNNNNNNNNNNNNNNNNNNNNNNNNNNNNNNNNNNNNNNNNNNNNNNNNNNNNNNNNNNNNNNNNNNNNNNNNNNNNNNNNNNNNNNNNNNNNNNNNNNNNNNNNNNNNNNNNNNNNNNNNNNNNNNNNNNNNNNNNNNNNNNNNNNNNNNNNNNNNNNNNNNNNNNNNNNNNNNNNNNNNNNNNNNNNNNNNNNNNNNNNNNNNNNNNNNNNNNNNNNNNNNNNNNNNNNNNNNNNNNNNNNNNNNNNNNNNNNNNNNNNNNNNNNNNNNNNNNNNNNNNNNNNNNNNNNNNNNNNNNNNNNNNNNNNNNNNNNNNNNNNNNNNNATTACCATCATGAACACCACGATCATCACGATCCCGGACATCATCACGGTCACCACGGGCATCATGGTCATCATGGTCATCATGGTCATCACGATGCTTATGATCACTACAAGCTCCATCACTACTATGATCCTAGCAGCCACCGTGACTTCAATGCTTTCTTGGATGATTACTTCAAGCACTTCGGCTATCACTACCACCGCGATGATCCCggtcatcatcatggtcTCCACTATGATCCTCACAAGCACCACCATGGCGAACATCACGATGGAAAGCACCACCACTATGAGCACTATGATGGAAATCATCACCACAATGAGCATCACGGCCATCATCACGCTGAGCACCACAACCATCACCACGGTCACGACGAGGGTCACAAGCACCACCACGGCGAGCACCATGATGggtaccaccaccaccatgcTCGTGGCTTGCTTGAGGATGACGGAGAGAAGCACCATGGTCACAGACATAAGCACCATCACGggcatcatcatggccataACCACAGCCATGCTCATGACCATGTCCACAAGCACCGCCACAAGCACTTCGACGACCATTACCACTATAAGCAGCATCACATTTACTACGACTATAAGGATGATGGTCACCACGACGGACACCACCATGGTTATGATCATCACGATCATCACAAGGATCATCACGACggccatcatcatgatcatcacAAGCACCATTATGGTCATCACGATGGCCACCACGGTCACCACCACCATGATCCTCATAAGCATCACTACAGCCATGAGTACGACTATGGCCACCACAAGCGATCAATTGAGCACAAGGATCCAGTTTCTGTCTACTACAAGGAAAAGTCCGATCACTCTCGCACTCACATTAATACCtccaagaaggaaaaggcgTCTCAGAGTGAGCTCGAGGCCGAGAAGCACAAGAAGCTTTTGGAAGAggtcaacaagaagcaggAACACAAGTACAAGCACAAGGATGATCCTGAGCACCAGTATCACTCCGAAGAGGACAAGTACAAACATGAGAAACAGCACGGGCACAAGTACAAGTATGGACCTAAGTAcgagcatgagcatgagcacGAGCATGATAAGAGGTCTGCTTCCGTGCATGGTGGTTACAAGAAGTCCGAGGAAGAGGTCAAAGAGATTCTGAAGGGACATTTCCAAGAGGCTCTTAACAATTTCTACCGTCTTCACTTCGGAAAGAAAGCGCATAAGCACTACGAGCACGAGAAAGCCTGAGGAGAAGCACGACTCTGTCCACTATAAGCACTATGAGTACAAGGACGAAGAGCCTGAGGAGAAACACCACTCTGGTCACCACGAGCACAAGGATCATGAACCTAAGAAGCACTACTCTATCCACGAGCATAAGGAACATGATCCAAAGGAAGAGCACAAGGAGCACCACTCAAAGGAAGatgagcatgagcatgagccCAAGAAATATCATCACGATCAGCATGAGGAACATGAGGATAAGCCTGAAGAGCAGCATCACTACGACCATCATGAGCATAAGGAGCATGAACATGAGCCTACCGAGTACGAAAAGTCCTCCCACTACTCCGCCAAGAAGGCGAtcttggaggatgagaaggaaaaggccaaGCACGAGGCTTTGGAGAAGCTTTGGGATGCCCGCGTCACTCATGAGCGCAAGTTCAGAGAGAAGCTTTTTGTCATTGATGCCGGACACTGGGGTGGTGAGGGCGCCCACAAGCGCTCTCTTGAGTCCAAGTCTAACAAAGCTACCGAGGCTACTGAGTTAGAAGCCAACAGTGCCAAGGTAGAGGAGTACAttgaggaggctgaggacAACATCTCCAACGCTATCGAGGAGGTCATCCGAAAGGCTGTTAAGAAGGCCGGTTCAGACCCTACCTCTGGAACTATCCTCAAGTACGTCAGGAAGGTTGAGAAAGCCATCAAGAGTATCATCGCAGAGAACATCAAGAAGACCATCAACTACATCGTCACGATTGAAGGTGTTGcagagcctgaggaggaagtcgTTATTGAGTGCCTTGCTCGTGCTATCAGCGAAATCATCAAGGCTGCCGACAAGATCTTCGCCAAGACCCTCGAGGCTCTGGGTGATAATCCTTCAGATGAGGAGGTCGAACACGCCATCGAGAAGGttctgaagcttctcgagaagatcatcgaCAAGGAAGTCCGCAAGGCCctcatcgccatcttcgAGTTGGAGGAGGAGACCGCTGAGACTACTGAGTCCACCGAGCATGAGAAGTTGGATAATCGAAGCAAGGATGGTAAGCACGATAAGCGCTCCGATCCTTATGACGACGCCACGGTCGAGAAGGCTGTTGAAAAGACCGTTGAGAAATGGGCTGCTAAGTACGTCGAAGCAGATGAGAAGGAGCATAAGCCCCTGAAGCGCTCCGTGCGATTCGCCCGACTCTACAACTGATGCGCTCCCAAACGAGGGCAAGGCCATCCAGGCGTAAGATTGAAGACATCAATCTAAAGGCCAGTGTCACTGGACACAAGAGAACCACTTGACCTGGGTACATAATAAGAATTCAGTACTTAGTGCTGTGTCTAGTGGCAGGTTGAGGAGGGATTAGGTACATTGTTTCATCATTAAGATAGCCATtcctttaataaaagtaacCTGTCTCTTTCTCTTATATGAGCTGCATAGTCAagatgtgatgatgatgctttAAACAGTCTCtcaaggagcaagaaaacctctaGCCTTGAGACAAAGTGCTAAAGGAAGAGCTGATCTAAAGGCCTACCAAGGctatactaaacttacctaaattTACCTTAGTCTTTTTGTAATTTAGGAGaaaggtcctaagttttGCCTTCCCTAGAAGTTACATGTGCAAGCTTATGTGTTTAAGGTAATTTGGAATCATAAAATTGGTGTATTCTGTATCGTATTCCCAAACGCCATTTAACATAAAATCATAACAGTTCTATCGCAATCTATTCTCTAGTTCCAGTTAGGAGCGTATGTGATGAAAGCCATCAAGCAACCTGAGATCAGACCAGCTGTAGGAACAGTGATGAACCATCCAAGATAGATCCATCCAACCATGCGCCAGTTGATAGAACGCCAATCTCCGTTGCAGAGACCGACTCCGACAATGGCACCAGTGATACATTGAGTAGTAGACACAGGCAGCTCTGCAAGACTGGTTAGTGCATGTTGTTGAAAAGTGTTTGCGGGAACAACTTACTAAGACGAGTGGCCAGGATGACAGTGATAACAGAGCCAAGTTCCATGGAGAAGCCACGAGCAGGAGACATGAGAGTCACACGGTTACCCAAGTTGCGCATGATGTTATAACCATATGTCCAGAGACCGATGACAataccagcaccaccaaaagcGAGAATCCAAATAGGAACTTGAGCCTTGCTTCCAGGGACTGCGCCGGACTGCCAGATCTGGTAGATAGAGGCATAAGGGCCGACAGCATTGGCAACGTCGTTTGCGCCGTGGACGAAAGAGGCAGAAGCAGCGGTCATGACTTGGAGGAAAGTGTACAGGAATTCGGTTCGGTTGTCGAAATGCTCGGCACGAGCGTGAATCTCTTCAACGtcgccagcaacaacagacTTCTCGCTCTGGGAACCAACAATATCCTTATCGACACCGTGGAGAATGGCAAACTTGAAGGCCCACCACATGAAAGCACCAGTGTACCAAGGAGCATCAGGCTTGGGTCCAATCATAGACTTGTGCTGGTATGGGTTGACGGCGGGTTCCTCTTCGGTGGCTTGCTCAGTGACAACCTTCTTGTCATCGCCACCGGCCTCAAGATCTTCACCAAGGGCAGCAGCGCGCTGAGTGCGGcgctcctcaagctcctcgcGAGTAAGGTGACCCTCGTAGAAGTTGCGGACGACGCCCTGGAAGTTGTCGGGGGTGGGGGGGACAGGTCCAcggcggaggaggagagggcCAAGGAAGATGTGGTAGGCTTTGAGCTGCCAGTCCtccttgatgatgatacGGTACAACCAGGGGACAAGGAAGATGGCCATAAGAAGACCCCAGCCAGCACCAGCGGCGACAATGACACCGGGGATTTGCTGCTCGGTGAGCTTGACCTCATAAGAGCCACCCTTCCAGATGAGAAGCATGACGATGAGTGAGGCGGTGGCCCAGAAGTAGAAGGGGACGAGGATGAGACCCTTGATGGCGGGGTTCTTGCGGAGGAGGACGCAGTATTTtgtgaagaggaagatggaggcACCGAAGATACCGGAAAGCATAGGGGCGATGATCCAAGCGAGGAAGACCTGTGAGATATGAGTTAGTAGGTGTGAGTTTGAGATGGTGGTTAAGTACTAACCTGAACAACACCTTGCTGGATATCAAGAGAGCCGTCCTCCTTGTAGCCAACCCAAGTGATACCAGAGCCACCAAGGGCACCAACACCCATACCCAAAACACCACCAAGGATAGAATGGGTAGTAGACACAGGGAAACCGAAACGGGTAGCAAAGGTGAGATAACTAGCAGAAGCAACAACGGCGCAGACCATACCCAGCATAAGAAGGGCAGGACTATCATCAAAGGCCTCGACATCAACAATCTTTGTTCGGATGGTATCAGCCACACGgccaccaacaccaagagcacCAGTGAACTCCATGATACTAGCACCGATCATAGCCTGGAAGTAGCTGATAGATCGGGAAGATACCGATGAAGCCCACGAGTTGGCGACATCGTTGGCACCGATGTTCCAGGCATCGAGGAAGGCAAAGATAGTGCCTACCGCGAAGAGGTAGTCGTACTGAGCGAAGACTGCCATTTCAGCGGTGCAGTAGAATGAAGAAGTtcagaaagaaaaggaagatgTGTGAGGGATCTGGAGAATTCAGCTTCTACGAGACATTTCCatagtatatataagttttTCCAGCTTgtggagaagaaaagaaagaattaTTCTACGTGGGTTATGGAGTTACTCCCACGCCCCCCAAGAAAAAGGGCCAAGACAAGACATCGCCAAGACGATTCCACCGAAGAAGAGGTAAAAAAGGACCTCGAGCTAGGATTAACATCAAACATCCCGGGCTTGCCACAGAAATtcttgtatgccaagaatCAGATCAACAGAGTGCGAGTGTGACTGCGTAACACAGAACAGGGCTGGAACATGCACGAACAGGCTCTACAGCAAGCAATTGGCTTCTCTGTCAACGGTAGCAACACATCCGGGAGGCGTTGAAGAAACTGGAGACCACACTCTCTTCTCCACTTGAAGAACTAAGCTTACCTTAAGCTTGTGACTAACCTTGTTTCCAGTGCTAAAACGTCTCAGGCTGTAACTGGCGATCGTGGGAAAGGAAGAAGTGATGGTTTTGGGAAATAGGGCACGCGACACATAAGCTGAGGGGGGGAATACGATGGGTTTGAGATGGGAGAGGAGTGAGCACACGACATGATTCCTAATGCGTCACCGACGTCTGAGATGGTGATGCAGATGGCTAATGCTAGGGGGATGTATGCCAAGCTGTAGGCGAGCTATGGCTTGACGAATCCTGGAGGGGAAACGGCTGGGGGAGCTTGTGATGATCGTGAGAGATGGCGAAGGTTGAGCTTGGAAGGTTTCTGAACTCAATTGCTAGATTTGAGTTGCTAAGTTGCTCTTCTGTAGACAAGCTCTTCACAGCTCCCTTGGAAGGGCCCAATTCCTGTTCCTTTCTCAACCGTTGACGTTTGATGACTCTCAGCTTCTAGAGTAGCCCTCGTGTGCTTGAAGCACAGACACGCGACTCGATACTCTTTTCAGCCAAAACCTCAAAACCTCGAAACACACAACGAAAAAGCGACCAATCAAACAGGCACCATGCGTTCAAAGTCTTCGGTGCACTAAACGAGAAATGCTGCAGGCAGGGATGATGATAGAGGGACCCTCAACTTTATCGTGGATAAAGCCAAGGAGCTTGTTCTTTTTTGTGTTAGATCTGCGGGTATTGTCCGAACCAAGCTTTCAACGCGACGAATGAGAGAAGGGGATCTCTACACGTGTGAGACGTCAATGCAAGATTGGCTACTGGGGCTGATTATGGTGGATAGAGAGAGATGGAGAGGCAAGAGAGGGTATTCTCGGATGATTTATCGGTCTCCAAAAGGAGTATATCCCACGCGGAAATATGGTCTGTGAGGTGGCTTTTGAGACAACTGCTATGGGGACTTGTTCTCAAATGTCACCGAGGCAATAAGACAGTACTCTTGGCGTAAAGCCGGGAATTGGGATTCCCATCGTCGATGATGGCTATGTTATGATTCCAGGCTCTTCCTTGCCACGGCGTATGTAAATCAGTGCTCAGAGAGACGCTGCCTTTGACCCACTCGTGATCTTCACGGAGTTGAGGCGAGTCAATATGGAGCACTGGTTGCTTCACAAGCAGAGGCTAACACTATGAATAGCTTATCTCTGAGAATGAACATGGTTGAGGTTGAATAACGGTTTGGTAAAATACTGAATGTTTCTGGTGATGTGAAACCGGGAGATAATAAAGTTAGAAATAAGGTATCGGCAGTTAACGTCCCGGTCGAGATACAGGGTAGGATCTTGGGGTTTTAAGTTGATGATAAAAATAAACGTGAAACGGTCAATATAGGCGGTAAAGCCTCGACCTCTTTCGACGATCTTGTGGAATTTGAAACGGTAAACTCAATGCTTAACTGTATGTGTTTCTTGTAGCTGATATGTCACTGCGTGTTCTGTTTCAACCGGACGAGGCGAGTATGTCACTACAGGGATAGTTGTTGCAAATACTCTTAACTTGAAGTATTGGATATGAGAGTATCTGAAGCCAGTAACTGAGCAACTAAGTATCATGCTTCGGCAGTCAGACTCTTCTAATTGTTTCCTGTCTCTATCTATGTATCTTACCTAGAACACTTCGAACAATGAGGCGTGAGCGTTCACGTGACATCCTGCCGTTTCAGTCTAACTCGGCAAGTCGCTCAGCCCATTTCTAATTGATTCGGCTAGCACAAGGCCGTTGTTCGCCCCACAACGATGCCACGTAAGAAAATTCAGTACctccaccaagaccaagcatTGTAAGACATAATTCCCATTGCCGAGACTGTCTTCAACGAACCACAAGCGTAATTGGTTTAGTGGTAAAATTCTCCGTTGCCATTCGAGCAGCGTCGGGGAGCCCTGGGTTCGATTCCCAGATTACGCATTTCTTTTGCTGTTTCTACTTCTTCTGCAACTGTTTCTTTTTTGAAAACTTGGTATTCTGACTACTAACTACACTACTCTGAACGGGATTGCATACATCAAGCACGTGCAGACATATCCTTCTCCTCGTGCTGTGTACCCTgaatcttctcctcatcgaGAGTTCGCTCTCCAAGACCGATGTCTGCCTCGTAGAAAACGTCAACGACCTTCTTGTAAGAGGGGACAAAGTTAACAGCAATGGGGTATGACCAGGCTGCAACGAAGAACATCATGGGTACAACCATCGAGATACCAACGTCATGCATATCTGCAACAGCTCCTGTCAGGGGAGGCACACAAGCACCGCCAATAACACCAGCAATAATGAAACCACTTCCTCGCTTAGTATGGCGACCAAGACCTCTCATACCCAAAGCAACAATGGTAGGGAAGCAGATAGACTCGAAAAAGAGAACGATGTAGAGGAAAGATACACCAGCGGTTCCGTGGTGAACGATAGGCGGTCCGATAAAGACAATGCACATTGTcaagaacaccaagaaaACCTTTCGCGGTTTGCAGAATTTCATGAGAAACGTTCCGAAGAAACGACCGACTGTAAAGGCTGCTTGTGCGCCGGCAAAGAGCTTGGCTCCCATTGAGTCTGATGTTCCTTTGCGCATCTCAGTCGCATAGTTAATGAAGAAACTCGCGATAGCAACTTGCGCGCCGGTATAACAGAATTGAGCGAACGAAGCATGGAAGAGCTTGTACTGTTTATAGAAGGGCTTGTCATCGGCATCTGAATGCGTCTCTTGAGCTTGCAAGGCCATGTCTGAAGATTGTTAGTGAGCGTAGTGCTGGTGCAGGGGACTCAACGTACCAGCGTCGGTGATTTCAGGAATCTTGGAGACGTAGAAGAGGCACGCCAGAATCAAGACGAAGACAGCGATGGAGAGATAGACCCATTGCACGTTGGCGAGCGCTGCGTTATCATcgagattgttgaagaagacataTGAGCCGAGAACGGGAGCAATGACGGTACCGATACCGTTGAATGCTTGGGAGATGTTGATGCGAATTTCCGAATATCGAGGAGGACCGCAAACTACAGATGTTAGAGGCGAACACAAACTGAGAACGACTCAACATACCAGTGATGAATGGGTTAGCAGCAGTCTCAAGAGAACCAAGTCCGTTTCCGATGATAAAGATGGACATGCAAAACCCAGCAAACGACTTCGCCTTGATACATGGAATAGCAATCAACGCGCCAACAGCATATAAGCAAAGACCCCAGATAAACACAGCCTTGTACGAATAATGACGAAGGATCCACGCAGCGTGTCCCAGCGACGCAAGAGGATAAGCACTGAAACGTTTATTAGCCCTACTCTAATACTCGTCGATACTGGTATACATACCCAAAGTACGCAGCCTGAAGACCTGCCGATCGCGCACGATCGATATGAAGCACCTTTTGAAAGTGCTTGTTCAGCGTATCAAGGAGTCCATAACTGAAACcccagaggaagaagagaacaGTAACCAGCGCAATAGGCCAGATGGATTCCCGCAGGGTGAGTTCCGCTGCTTTGGTGACTTTCTTATCCGAGACCTTGAGCGACCTCTCCTTGAAGAACTTTTTGGCGCCCATTTTGAGAATATTTCGACGACAATTacgagaaaaagaaaaactaCGATTTCAAGAGGCAAAAGGGGAAAGAGCAAGCTATTTACATTTCTTTTCGGCTCGAGCAGACCCGAGCAAGGGGGCGCCCGTAACACATTGACCGTCATAGAAAAGAGAGTGCGTGTGGCATCACGGTTCTCCTGCGCTGTAACCTCATTAGGGAAAAGGCTCCAGTAGCTTGAGTGTGtttgttggagaagaaaaCCTGGGGATTTGCGGGGGAAGGGGAAATCGTCTGAAATGGGTTTAGTTGATGGAATGATAAGCATGGTTTATGGTTGTTTTTGGTCGGGACATGATTCAGGTTTTTGGCCATGGGATCGTTGTAATGTTGGACCGAGTGGGAGGGTAAGTGAGTTGAGGATGCATTGAATGATACTTCTAGAAGAGTTTGCAGAGATAAGCATTACTTTCTAGAGCTTTGATGAAGGGAGATATATAGTAAACATTGCTGTTTGGTCGTGTTGTTCATGCATATCGAGCACTTACTCCAACTTCACAAGGATTCATCTGCCGAACGAGGCTGGCAATAGCGTCAATTCTCTACGGCACTCTCCCTCGGCAAGTCCCTGTTCTTTAAATTACAACCTCCTaggcttctcctccttgattTAATCCCAAGAACGCGGGGCAGAACGTGAAATGAAACACAAAAGCTAAATCCTCCGCTCGTGATACGCACGCAACTTACGTGCATAAAGCGCCTTCTTATTACGGCCATTTTCATGTCTATCATCGGACTATTTTCTCTCTCGGTTTGGTTAACCCCATGCCGAATGGTAATCTACTTGGCACGATCAAGGGTGGCCAATCGCAGTACTCTGTTGGTTGCGAGTAAGTTTGTTAAAGTGCTGTGTCTCAGGATGCGAGGTGAGACAAGGGGATTCGAAGGTTTGACGTGGTGAATCGTTGGTTGAAGTGATGTTGTATCAGAAGGCTACAAGTTAAAGTCTATTCATTCCCCTGACCATGATCGAGAAGTGTTCTAGACTTTGTCACTGTCACGTACGAGAACAGTCGTCTTGTTCACTCAACATCACAATGCCTTACACCGTGAACATCCACTTTCCACGGGTGGAACATCGAACACAGTTGTCATCCGACACCCTCATTCACTTACATCTTCAGCCAACACCATCTCAAAATGCTACAAATCCACGACTTTTCCTTTCTAACAACCTCATCCATCACAAGAACCCGGTGCTTCAACATACAGACTCCAAAGCAAGGTAAACTAAGAAACTAACTAACCAACCGGCATCATGCTTTCCACCCAGGAAACCAAAACCAACCTCATCGCTGATGCGAAAGACATCGAGCAATACCTCACCAACATGTCCGCCAGCGCCGCAACGATCCAGGCTTGCTATATTCTCGTCGCCATGTCCCGCCGCACCCATGAAATCAAGCAGCACTGCCTAACCTCTGGTTGCAACAAGTCAGTCAGGACCACTTTCTATTGCAAATCTTGTCAGGCTCGTGCTCGTGCTCGTTCTCACAAGCACCAGTATTCAACTCGATCTAAGGCTCGAAACAAGGAGAATCGAATTCATGCTGACTAGATATAATCTGACAGGTGAGCTAGTAGACCGGACTAAGACAGATAGCTGATCCATCGGCGTTTGAGAGACGACCCGAGAGGTAAGGAGTAGGAAACTTAAGAAATGATGGCTGCTTCATCAAAAGGCACAGGCAAAGAACCTCCACGTGAGTAAGTAGAACCAAAAATAAAGACTTTCTTTTTAGTGCGCGCTGTGTCAATAGCACAAGAGAACCTATCTCTAACCCAACCCCCAAACTCCAAAACTATGTACCATTCGCTCGTCGTCCACCTCTAGTACTCCTATCAACATGTCTCTTAAGAACCTTTCTCGTCTCCACTAAACTCCTCTTATGCTTGCTCTTCGCCTTACCCATCGTCATAAAGATATTCTTGTTGCGCTGCTTCTCCCTATTACTCGTGCTCTTGCCCTGGGCCTGCATCTTGGACTTGCTGATAGCCCGCGTGCTCTTGTGCTCCTCGCGATCTGGCTTGCCCTCTTTAGCAAGCGCAACACGCTCTTCTTTGGTGAGTTTGCGGAGACGCGCGGGGGCCTCGATTTGCTCGGCGGTGAGGCCGT contains these protein-coding regions:
- a CDS encoding hypothetical protein (At least one base has a quality score < 10), with amino-acid sequence MRTSLFYALNGALGVVAHESLAHFKIESGKEENRSLEGCSKDGKHKWVPDPATFVFPENDYKPGNSWDLCVGTSHCAPHEALTQVSFDFKDNGIVFNFKHIDHYKYEDVAVYIERGQPPTEDSFKYNKKSDHCKAKNDYKEAKCLVPFFSLSDGGSYGDLCPLEDNGGWRLYIKVKATISHGHKKYELYSRSPDINEKYFVLSYTCAECKEYKHKKIELIEEKEEEEEAEAEESEEEKNSHRDFNAFLDDYFKHFGYHYHRDDPGHHHGLHYDPHKHHHGEHHDGKHHHYEHYDGNHHHNEHHGHHHAEHHNHHHGHDEGHKHHHGEHHDGYHHHHARGLLEDDGEKHHGHRHKHHHGHHHGHNHSHAHDHVHKHRHKHFDDHYHYKQHHIYYDYKDDGHHDGHHHGYDHHDHHKDHHDGHHHDHHKHHYGHHDGHHGHHHHDPHKHHYSHEYDYGHHKRSIEHKDPVSVYYKEKSDHSRTHINTSKKEKASQSELEAEKHKKLLEEVNKKQEHKYKHKDDPEHQYHSEEDKYKHEKQHGHKYKYGPKYEHEHEHEHDKRSASVHGGYKKSEEERLLTISTVFTSERKRISTTSTRKPEEKHDSVHYKHYEYKDEEPEEKHHSGHHEHKDHEPKKHYSIHEHKEHDPKEEHKEHHSKEDEHEHEPKKYHHDQHEEHEDKPEEQHHYDHHEHKEHEHEPTEYEKSSHYSAKKAILEDEKEKAKHEALEKLWDARVTHERKFREKLFVIDAGHWGGEGAHKRSLESKSNKATEATELEANSAKVEEYIEEAEDNISNAIEEVIRKAVKKAGSDPTSGTILKYVRKVEKAIKSIIAENIKKTINYIVTIEGVAEPEEEVVIECLARAISEIIKAADKIFAKTLEALGDNPSDEEVEHAIEKVLKLLEKIIDKEVRKALIAIFELEEETAETTESTEHEKLDNRSKDGKHDKRSDPYDDATVEKAVEKTVEKWAAKYVEADEKEHKPLKRSVRFARLYN
- a CDS encoding PiT family inorganic phosphate transporter; this encodes MAVFAQYDYLFAVGTIFAFLDAWNIGANDVANSWASSVSSRSISYFQAMIGASIMEFTGALGVGGRVADTIRTKIVDVEAFDDSPALLMLGMVCAVVASASYLTFATRFGFPVSTTHSILGGVLGMGVGALGGSGITWVGYKEDGSLDIQQGVVQVFLAWIIAPMLSGIFGASIFLFTKYCVLLRKNPAIKGLILVPFYFWATASLIVMLLIWKGGSYEVKLTEQQIPGVIVAAGAGWGLLMAIFLVPWLYRIIIKEDWQLKAYHIFLGPLLLRRGPVPPTPDNFQGVVRNFYEGHLTREELEERRTQRAAALGEDLEAGGDDKKVVTEQATEEEPAVNPYQHKSMIGPKPDAPWYTGAFMWWAFKFAILHGVDKDIVGSQSEKSVVAGDVEEIHARAEHFDNRTEFLYTFLQVMTAASASFVHGANDVANAVGPYASIYQIWQSGAVPGSKAQVPIWILAFGGAGIVIGLWTYGYNIMRNLGNRVTLMSPARGFSMELGSVITVILATRLKLPVSTTQCITGAIVGVGLCNGDWRSINWRMVGWIYLGWFITVPTAGLISGCLMAFITYAPNWN
- a CDS encoding MFS transporter, FHS family, L-fucose permease, with protein sequence MGAKKFFKERSLKVSDKKVTKAAELTLRESIWPIALVTVLFFLWGFSYGLLDTLNKHFQKVLHIDRARSAGLQAAYFGAYPLASLGHAAWILRHYSYKAVFIWGLCLYAVGALIAIPCIKAKSFAGFCMSIFIIGNGLGSLETAANPFITVCGPPRYSEIRINISQAFNGIGTVIAPVLGSYVFFNNLDDNAALANVQWVYLSIAVFVLILACLFYVSKIPEITDADMALQAQETHSDADDKPFYKQYKLFHASFAQFCYTGAQVAIASFFINYATEMRKGTSDSMGAKLFAGAQAAFTVGRFFGTFLMKFCKPRKVFLVFLTMCIVFIGPPIVHHGTAGVSFLYIVLFFESICFPTIVALGMRGLGRHTKRGSGFIIAGVIGGACVPPLTGAVADMHDVGISMVVPMMFFVAAWSYPIAVNFVPSYKKVVDVFYEADIGLGERTLDEEKIQGTQHEEKDMSARA